Proteins from a genomic interval of Patescibacteria group bacterium:
- the rpsI gene encoding 30S ribosomal protein S9 has protein sequence MVEAKPKSSIKKAAAPKVSRVKKEPVAPVASSSVQYRAVGRRKEAIARVRITEGTGQFVVNQKPVELYFPSFVMLQTVQAPLIQTNTKDSLDISVKVLGGGFRGQADAVRHGIARALLLMNEDFRKTLRSLGFLTRDPRIKERKKPGLKRARRAPQFSKR, from the coding sequence ATGGTAGAAGCAAAACCAAAATCATCGATTAAAAAAGCTGCTGCTCCGAAAGTTTCTCGAGTAAAAAAAGAACCTGTTGCGCCAGTGGCTTCCTCATCTGTTCAGTATCGAGCGGTGGGCAGGCGGAAGGAAGCCATTGCACGCGTGAGAATCACGGAAGGAACAGGACAATTTGTTGTAAATCAGAAGCCCGTTGAACTCTATTTTCCTTCATTTGTTATGTTGCAAACAGTTCAAGCGCCCCTTATTCAAACAAATACAAAAGATTCACTTGATATATCGGTAAAAGTTCTAGGCGGAGGATTTCGAGGTCAAGCAGATGCCGTACGGCACGGTATTGCCAGAGCATTGTTGCTCATGAACGAAGATTTTCGTAAAACACTTCGAAGTCTCGGCTTCCTTACGCGGGATCCTCGTATTAAGGAGCGGAAAAAGCCCGGACTCAAACGTGCTCGCCGCGCACCCCAATTCTCAAAACGATAA
- a CDS encoding flippase codes for MSLQKQTMTKNTAMFLLSIAAQKAMTLVYFVIVANVFGPAEQGRYSAALAFTTLFGVFVDVGTSAMLTRQSARDGRGVEKMVRQMFFSRIILGIVVYGSMIALSHALNYPSELIYLISIAGIAAVIDTCSVATWSVIRGFHNLTNEAIGGVLAIGIMVGLGGSAIGLHLPLEYLVYAVLAGSVGNFLYALWVLSHKLHISFVPLYDWHTLKEMVLLSLPFAGAAIFSRIYTYTDATLLASIAGEEAVGWFMAANKMILALNLIPSSLSASLYPTLSSFALSSPHRISSMLAKTLYVLILIVVPIAAGMVILAPHIVSVFYNNHYLPTIGVMQVLSISMVFGFLCFPFGALFAATNQQQKNTILYGIAATLSIVGNISLITLFGVVGAALTALVVSCFIFLASLAWSQAYWKPEMPYLIRSTLKIVLATGGMALVLLSIGNALPFAIVLIVGCATYILFCFALRIVTKADVMLVANSLMRKGDLGVSAPTDV; via the coding sequence ATGTCGCTTCAGAAACAAACAATGACCAAAAACACCGCGATGTTCTTGCTTTCGATTGCAGCGCAAAAAGCAATGACCCTCGTGTATTTTGTCATTGTCGCAAATGTATTTGGTCCAGCCGAGCAGGGAAGATATAGCGCCGCATTGGCATTTACCACATTATTCGGCGTATTTGTTGATGTCGGAACATCTGCCATGCTGACGCGGCAGTCAGCACGCGATGGAAGGGGTGTTGAGAAAATGGTGCGCCAAATGTTTTTTTCTCGCATTATTCTTGGAATTGTGGTGTATGGAAGCATGATCGCACTTTCTCACGCGCTCAATTATCCATCTGAGCTCATCTATCTTATTTCCATCGCCGGTATTGCCGCAGTAATCGATACGTGTTCTGTTGCAACATGGTCGGTTATCCGCGGATTCCATAACTTAACCAATGAAGCTATTGGAGGAGTGCTCGCAATAGGAATAATGGTTGGGCTAGGCGGGAGTGCAATAGGATTACACCTACCTCTCGAATACCTTGTGTATGCTGTTCTTGCCGGAAGTGTTGGAAATTTTTTGTATGCCTTGTGGGTGCTATCGCATAAGCTCCATATATCGTTTGTGCCGCTGTATGATTGGCACACACTCAAAGAAATGGTACTATTATCGCTTCCATTTGCCGGAGCTGCTATTTTTTCACGAATATATACCTATACGGACGCAACACTCCTTGCGTCGATTGCAGGAGAAGAGGCTGTCGGTTGGTTTATGGCTGCAAATAAAATGATTCTTGCTCTCAACCTTATCCCGTCATCACTCTCAGCAAGCCTGTATCCGACATTAAGCTCGTTTGCGCTTTCATCACCGCACAGAATTTCATCAATGCTTGCAAAAACGCTATATGTCCTCATACTCATCGTGGTGCCCATTGCTGCAGGTATGGTGATCTTGGCTCCACATATCGTATCTGTTTTTTACAATAACCATTATCTTCCAACCATCGGCGTTATGCAGGTGTTAAGTATTTCCATGGTATTTGGATTTCTCTGTTTTCCTTTTGGAGCGCTTTTTGCAGCAACGAATCAACAGCAAAAAAATACGATCCTCTACGGCATTGCCGCTACTCTGAGTATTGTGGGGAATATTTCACTTATAACACTGTTTGGCGTTGTGGGTGCGGCGTTAACAGCTCTAGTAGTTTCTTGTTTTATTTTTCTTGCCAGTCTTGCATGGTCGCAGGCCTACTGGAAGCCGGAAATGCCTTATCTGATCCGCTCAACGCTCAAAATAGTTCTTGCAACCGGAGGGATGGCACTGGTGCTATTGAGTATTGGAAATGCTCTTCCCTTTGCCATAGTGCTCATTGTCGGTTGTGCTACATATATTCTCTTCTGTTTTGCATTGCGTATTGTAACAAAAGCAGACGTCATGCTTGTTGCCAATTCATTAATGAGGAAGGGAGATCTTGGGGTATCAGCACCTACCGATGTATGA
- a CDS encoding glycosyltransferase family 4 protein → MKKTLLVTMDFYPSVGGIAQYWMGLSDEMPPSNWVILAPELPSGVRERPGAYIVYRKPFLSRFWFPKWLKLVFTIIDIAKKENIRCIIAGQILPVGSAVRIASFCTGIPYCISLHGMDLGMAGRSRRKKALAASLLRHAQVILVNSTYTFQQVQTYGIEQKRISLLYPCSVTFEEKNDTPKTSDHFPILLTVARLVKRKGHEYVIRALPKLIESFPTCIYSIVGGGHMRRDLMKLVRELSLEQHVDFVGIVSDEMRKKYYRECDIFVMAPYEELGDVEGFGMAYIEANSFGKAVIGSRSGGISDAIIDGETGLLVSEKNSSEIADAVLLLTRDPELCNRLGKQGRERVQREFRWEIQAQKLKNILTYV, encoded by the coding sequence ATGAAAAAAACACTTCTTGTTACTATGGATTTTTATCCGTCAGTGGGAGGCATTGCACAATATTGGATGGGCCTTTCTGATGAAATGCCGCCTTCTAATTGGGTGATTCTTGCTCCGGAACTTCCGAGTGGTGTTAGAGAACGTCCCGGTGCATATATTGTATACCGCAAGCCATTTCTTTCGAGATTCTGGTTTCCTAAATGGCTTAAACTTGTTTTTACTATTATTGATATTGCAAAAAAAGAAAACATTCGATGTATTATTGCAGGGCAAATACTGCCAGTAGGAAGTGCAGTGCGTATCGCATCGTTCTGTACGGGGATCCCGTACTGTATATCCCTTCATGGGATGGATTTGGGGATGGCAGGGCGGTCGCGAAGAAAAAAAGCATTGGCCGCATCTCTTCTTAGGCATGCGCAAGTCATTCTGGTAAACAGCACCTACACGTTCCAGCAGGTACAAACATATGGAATTGAACAAAAACGCATCTCGCTGCTATATCCTTGTTCGGTTACTTTTGAAGAGAAAAACGATACTCCAAAAACATCTGATCACTTCCCGATACTCCTGACAGTTGCGCGTCTCGTGAAACGAAAAGGGCATGAGTATGTCATACGGGCGTTGCCAAAACTCATTGAATCATTTCCAACATGTATCTATAGTATTGTGGGGGGTGGGCACATGCGCCGTGATCTCATGAAGCTTGTTCGCGAGTTATCACTGGAGCAGCATGTAGATTTTGTCGGTATTGTTTCTGATGAGATGAGAAAGAAGTATTACCGGGAATGCGATATATTTGTTATGGCGCCCTATGAAGAACTTGGCGATGTCGAGGGGTTTGGTATGGCCTACATTGAAGCAAATAGTTTTGGAAAGGCCGTCATAGGCAGTCGTAGCGGTGGCATTTCCGATGCTATTATTGATGGAGAAACAGGTCTCTTGGTTTCAGAAAAAAACAGCAGTGAAATAGCTGATGCCGTTTTGCTTCTCACTCGCGACCCTGAACTGTGCAATCGGCTTGGCAAGCAAGGGCGTGAGCGCGTACAAAGGGAATTTCGATGGGAGATCCAGGCACAAAAATTAAAAAATATTCTTACGTATGTATGA
- a CDS encoding glycosyltransferase family 2 protein yields the protein MISIIIPALNEGKVLPRTLESIFSQTYKDIEVIYINDGSTDTTDEAIKPYLDRVTYIKHEKNVDKQITRNEGIAASRGEYIIVCDADVIMRPDCLEKMFQALQEHPECSFAYSSFKWEWKLFKSYPYDVELLKKMNYINMASLVRREHHPGFDTAIKKFQDWDVWLTMLELGYTGIYIPEVLYSTGENLKREVRVGLSKWLPSCMYKIPWRRLGIHIASIEKYERGMEAIKQKHQL from the coding sequence ATGATCTCAATTATTATTCCCGCACTCAATGAAGGAAAGGTACTGCCTCGAACGCTTGAGAGTATTTTTAGTCAAACGTACAAGGATATCGAAGTTATTTATATCAACGATGGATCCACTGATACCACGGATGAAGCGATCAAGCCCTATCTCGACAGAGTTACCTACATCAAACACGAAAAAAATGTTGATAAACAAATAACGCGAAATGAAGGTATTGCCGCTTCCCGCGGAGAATACATTATTGTGTGCGACGCCGATGTTATCATGCGCCCGGATTGCTTGGAAAAAATGTTTCAAGCATTGCAAGAGCATCCGGAATGTTCATTTGCGTACTCTTCATTTAAGTGGGAATGGAAACTATTCAAAAGCTATCCTTACGATGTTGAGTTGTTAAAAAAGATGAATTATATCAATATGGCATCTCTTGTGCGACGTGAGCACCACCCAGGATTTGATACTGCGATAAAAAAATTTCAGGACTGGGATGTATGGCTTACAATGTTAGAGCTGGGCTATACGGGAATTTATATTCCGGAGGTATTGTATTCAACAGGTGAAAATCTTAAGCGAGAGGTGCGCGTTGGTTTAAGTAAGTGGCTACCCTCGTGTATGTACAAAATTCCATGGCGTCGACTGGGTATCCATATCGCATCTATTGAAAAATATGAACGTGGAATGGAGGCAATTAAACAGAAGCATCAATTATAA
- the truB gene encoding tRNA pseudouridine(55) synthase TruB, which translates to MTNDTRQNELLLINKPSGPTSHDIVDRVRKQTGIKRVGHAGTLDPFATGLLIILVGREQTKRQSEFLTMDKTYEAVIKIGGTSTTDDCTGEITSNPPESPITPTLIQKTLQSFIGTFDQMPPNFSAKKIKGKKAYELAREGIQPDLKPKQITIYSIEFISYSWPLLTIRCSVSSGTYIRALARDIGKALGGGAYCEKLMRTSIGPYNLSDASLLDELNSL; encoded by the coding sequence GTGACTAACGACACTAGACAAAATGAGCTATTACTCATCAACAAGCCTTCCGGGCCAACATCGCACGACATCGTTGATAGAGTCAGAAAACAAACGGGAATTAAGCGTGTTGGACATGCGGGCACACTTGACCCGTTTGCAACAGGACTTTTGATTATTCTTGTCGGGCGAGAGCAGACAAAGCGGCAATCTGAGTTCTTGACCATGGATAAAACATACGAAGCTGTTATAAAAATTGGTGGAACAAGTACAACCGATGATTGCACCGGTGAGATAACATCTAATCCGCCGGAATCACCAATTACGCCAACATTAATTCAGAAAACACTCCAATCCTTTATCGGAACATTTGATCAGATGCCGCCGAATTTTAGCGCAAAAAAAATCAAAGGAAAAAAGGCATACGAACTCGCGAGAGAAGGAATACAACCCGACCTCAAGCCGAAACAAATAACAATCTATTCAATCGAATTTATTTCATATTCGTGGCCACTTCTGACAATTAGATGTTCAGTCTCGAGCGGCACCTATATTCGCGCATTAGCCCGCGATATCGGCAAAGCACTTGGAGGCGGAGCGTATTGCGAAAAGCTCATGCGCACCTCAATCGGCCCCTATAACCTTTCTGATGCGTCACTGCTTGATGAGCTCAATTCATTATAA
- a CDS encoding glycosyltransferase → MKLSIVIVSWNVRELLKECLESVLCHAPSFPFEVFVVDNSSSDGSAEMVQKDFSNISLIANPDNRGFAVACNQAIRQAKGEYILLLNPDCHVIEHTLDQFISFLDDHKRAGIAGCRILNPDGSLQKSIRRFPIILSQLLIFFKVHHVLPNIPILRQYLAADFNYDSEQYVDQPMGAAFMIRKSCLDEIGLLDERFFIWFEEVDLCKRAHDRGWEVWYTPLPTVIHHKGQSFKKQNIVQNQINTFTSCSQYLWKYFAWKSIVAVCCMRLYVALLAISRMKLFWSIIALELISIAGYFFEPLNVFGFLFVVLLTFALSVQKLEYGLALVVAELAIGSKGHLFSLGIGDGAISVRMGIFCALFLAWVVYVASGILQKRKNTFSFLRSSYAPWYGIIGIVSIVAIITGIARGTSLGAIYADANAWIFFLLVPICWDTVQSRTQFLLFAKVFIAASATRIATILALFYIMGHKGFGFDVIYSVYRWARTTGLAEITQFDFSVSRIFLQSQIYDLILFCILIMICGSLLHSRKILSRTSILLLAVGAITSIIVSLSRSYWLAVILVIPFIVYFIVRYYSWKVLVRTALLFAALTCASLIVLVVVSRIPIPSTEGGFEFDILAKRVSDLGEEAAAASRWNLLPVLIDTIRAEPLLGYGFGKAVTYYSKDPRVLETNPSGAFTTYAYEWGYLDMLIKFGFIGFAVYLLFLGTLLKRGWQYIVSTPDGQTRALSIGLWCGLVALLITHMFSPYLNHPLGIGYIIAYSLYFDVIQRRAIIST, encoded by the coding sequence ATGAAACTCTCCATTGTCATTGTTAGTTGGAATGTGCGGGAACTACTCAAAGAATGCCTTGAGTCGGTATTGTGCCATGCGCCGTCTTTTCCATTTGAAGTTTTTGTTGTTGATAATAGTTCGTCGGACGGAAGCGCCGAGATGGTACAAAAGGATTTTTCAAACATTAGTCTTATTGCAAATCCGGATAATCGCGGATTTGCTGTTGCGTGTAATCAGGCTATCCGGCAGGCGAAGGGAGAGTACATTCTTCTTCTCAATCCCGATTGCCATGTTATTGAGCATACTCTTGATCAATTCATTTCCTTTTTAGATGATCATAAGCGGGCGGGAATTGCAGGGTGCCGCATACTCAATCCGGACGGATCTCTCCAGAAATCAATCAGGCGATTCCCAATAATTTTATCGCAATTGCTGATTTTTTTTAAAGTTCACCATGTGCTGCCGAATATTCCAATACTTCGACAGTACCTAGCCGCAGATTTCAATTACGACAGTGAACAGTATGTCGATCAGCCAATGGGTGCTGCATTCATGATACGAAAATCCTGTTTGGATGAGATTGGACTCTTGGATGAGCGATTTTTTATCTGGTTTGAAGAAGTGGATCTCTGTAAGCGTGCTCACGACAGAGGTTGGGAAGTCTGGTATACACCCCTACCAACTGTTATTCACCATAAAGGACAGAGTTTTAAAAAACAGAATATTGTACAAAATCAAATTAATACATTTACAAGTTGCTCGCAGTATCTATGGAAGTATTTTGCGTGGAAAAGCATAGTGGCGGTTTGCTGCATGAGATTGTACGTTGCCCTTTTAGCGATCTCTAGAATGAAGCTCTTCTGGTCAATCATTGCGCTCGAGCTTATTTCGATTGCCGGCTATTTTTTTGAACCATTGAATGTGTTTGGTTTTTTGTTTGTGGTCTTGCTGACATTTGCACTTTCTGTTCAGAAGCTTGAATACGGTTTGGCACTAGTGGTGGCAGAGCTGGCAATTGGTTCAAAAGGGCACTTGTTTTCGCTTGGCATTGGGGATGGCGCTATCAGTGTTCGTATGGGCATATTCTGCGCGCTATTCCTTGCATGGGTTGTATATGTTGCGTCTGGCATACTACAGAAAAGAAAAAATACTTTTTCATTCTTACGTTCATCCTATGCCCCATGGTATGGGATTATTGGCATTGTGAGCATTGTTGCAATCATTACCGGAATAGCGCGCGGCACTTCGCTTGGTGCAATCTATGCAGATGCAAATGCTTGGATATTCTTTCTCCTTGTTCCTATTTGTTGGGATACCGTTCAGTCCAGAACACAATTTTTATTATTTGCAAAAGTGTTTATTGCTGCAAGTGCGACGCGCATTGCAACAATTCTTGCGCTCTTTTACATCATGGGGCATAAGGGATTCGGCTTTGATGTGATCTATTCAGTATACCGTTGGGCGCGAACAACGGGCTTAGCGGAAATCACCCAGTTCGATTTCAGTGTTTCGCGCATCTTTCTTCAAAGCCAGATCTATGATCTCATCCTTTTTTGCATACTCATTATGATATGCGGAAGCCTTCTTCATTCCCGTAAGATTCTTTCACGAACAAGTATACTGCTACTAGCCGTAGGCGCCATTACTTCGATTATCGTGAGTCTTTCACGAAGCTATTGGCTTGCAGTCATTTTGGTAATTCCTTTTATTGTGTATTTCATTGTTCGTTATTATTCATGGAAGGTGTTGGTTCGAACAGCACTCTTGTTTGCCGCTCTTACCTGCGCATCGCTTATTGTGCTTGTTGTTGTTTCGCGTATACCAATTCCTTCAACAGAAGGAGGATTTGAATTTGATATCCTAGCTAAGCGCGTGAGTGATTTGGGGGAAGAAGCAGCAGCTGCAAGTAGATGGAATTTGTTGCCCGTGCTTATCGACACAATTCGCGCAGAACCGCTTTTGGGATATGGTTTCGGAAAAGCCGTTACCTATTACTCAAAAGATCCGCGCGTACTTGAAACCAATCCAAGCGGAGCGTTTACAACATATGCGTATGAATGGGGGTATTTGGATATGCTTATTAAGTTTGGATTCATAGGATTTGCAGTATATCTTCTGTTTTTGGGTACCCTTCTTAAGAGGGGATGGCAGTATATCGTCTCGACACCAGACGGTCAAACACGTGCGCTAAGTATCGGGCTATGGTGCGGACTTGTCGCGCTATTGATAACTCATATGTTTTCGCCCTATCTGAATCACCCTTTGGGTATTGGGTATATCATCGCATACTCGCTTTATTTTGATGTGATTCAGAGAAGAGCAATCATTTCGACATAG
- the fmt gene encoding methionyl-tRNA formyltransferase: MNTSRIIFMGTPEYAVPYLEGLISAGFNPCTVISQPDRPSGRKQTIEPTPIKKCALAHGIPVLQPEHIRDTQWTNAIRDLSSDMIIVVAFGQIIPKSILDIPHKGCINIHPSLLPKYRGASPLQTALLNGDSETGVTIMHLDEKMDHGPIIAQEKIQLEMRETIISLRKKTTEVGIQLLIDSLSKIESNAVKYTEQDHAQATYTKLLNLDDGSIDFSAESAEIIDRKIRALNPEPGTWTVIQGKRLKILEALLVLGDKNDELLPPTTFFTKSENGKKYLYARCTPGILQLDTVQLEGKKSMSGAEFANGHRSLL, encoded by the coding sequence ATGAACACATCTCGCATTATTTTCATGGGAACGCCTGAATATGCCGTCCCCTATCTTGAAGGGCTTATCTCAGCCGGATTCAATCCTTGCACTGTTATTTCCCAACCAGACCGTCCTAGTGGCCGCAAACAGACCATCGAACCTACACCAATAAAGAAATGTGCGCTTGCCCACGGTATTCCAGTATTGCAGCCGGAACATATTCGCGACACTCAATGGACTAATGCTATTCGCGATCTTAGCTCGGATATGATTATCGTTGTTGCATTCGGACAGATTATTCCAAAATCTATTCTCGATATCCCGCACAAAGGCTGCATCAATATCCATCCATCACTCCTTCCAAAATATCGTGGAGCCTCTCCACTGCAGACGGCTTTATTGAATGGCGATTCAGAAACCGGTGTAACGATTATGCACTTAGATGAAAAAATGGATCATGGACCGATCATAGCGCAAGAAAAAATACAGCTTGAAATGCGCGAAACGATTATCTCATTACGAAAAAAAACAACTGAAGTGGGGATACAATTACTTATAGATTCCCTCTCAAAAATAGAAAGCAATGCGGTAAAATATACCGAACAAGACCACGCACAAGCAACATATACGAAATTACTAAATCTTGATGATGGTAGTATAGATTTCTCTGCTGAATCAGCAGAGATAATTGACCGAAAAATCCGCGCACTCAATCCAGAGCCTGGCACATGGACGGTTATCCAAGGAAAAAGATTAAAAATTTTAGAAGCGCTATTGGTTTTAGGCGACAAAAATGATGAACTACTACCACCTACAACATTCTTTACTAAATCCGAGAACGGAAAGAAGTATTTATATGCACGTTGCACTCCCGGCATTCTTCAGCTCGACACAGTACAACTTGAAGGAAAGAAATCAATGAGCGGCGCTGAATTTGCCAATGGACATAGAAGTTTACTCTAG
- a CDS encoding nuclear transport factor 2 family protein gives MNSKIELAMNHEREIEISKEDREKLRQLEDSMWIAETRFDRAYMESVLAPDFFEFGRSGRIYQREDTLGARGDEIKARLPFKNFELRPVVQDVIQVTYTSEVEYNGEVEVGNRSSIWVKTPKGWKLKFHQGTPVNK, from the coding sequence ATGAATTCAAAAATAGAGTTAGCTATGAATCACGAAAGAGAAATAGAAATCAGCAAGGAAGACCGTGAAAAACTAAGGCAGCTTGAAGATTCAATGTGGATAGCTGAAACACGGTTTGATAGAGCATATATGGAAAGTGTACTTGCTCCGGATTTTTTTGAATTCGGGCGATCGGGGCGCATATACCAACGGGAAGATACACTCGGGGCGCGTGGTGATGAAATCAAAGCAAGGTTACCTTTTAAAAATTTTGAATTACGCCCCGTCGTTCAAGATGTCATTCAGGTTACTTACACCAGCGAAGTCGAGTATAATGGAGAAGTAGAGGTCGGTAACAGAAGCTCTATCTGGGTCAAAACTCCAAAAGGATGGAAGTTAAAATTTCATCAAGGAACGCCCGTAAACAAATAA
- a CDS encoding RsmD family RNA methyltransferase translates to MKNSNTCPFGEKFQKYWDKRYQLFSKFDEGIQVDEQALFSITPEQHAIDHAKRLKGKIVLDALGCVGGNAIAFAQYCKKVYMIELDENRIKMAENNARVYGVSNKIEFIHGDYFDEAPKIEADVVYLDPPWGGPDYIGLKKFKLDNFSPNGHDILELAFKHFPQVVMRIPRNFDPKELKQLKHEFEEIDDYSGEKLVTKTVYFK, encoded by the coding sequence ATGAAAAACTCTAACACGTGCCCATTTGGAGAAAAATTTCAAAAGTACTGGGACAAAAGGTACCAATTATTTTCTAAGTTTGACGAAGGCATCCAAGTTGATGAACAAGCATTGTTTTCTATCACTCCAGAACAACACGCGATTGATCATGCCAAGAGGTTGAAAGGAAAAATCGTCCTTGATGCTCTTGGTTGTGTTGGTGGAAACGCAATCGCGTTTGCTCAATATTGTAAAAAAGTTTATATGATTGAACTAGATGAGAATCGTATTAAAATGGCTGAAAACAATGCTCGCGTATATGGTGTCAGCAATAAAATAGAGTTTATTCATGGTGATTATTTTGATGAGGCACCAAAAATTGAAGCAGATGTAGTTTATCTTGACCCGCCGTGGGGTGGCCCAGATTACATAGGTCTGAAAAAATTCAAATTGGATAATTTTTCTCCAAATGGGCATGACATACTTGAGCTAGCTTTTAAGCATTTTCCTCAGGTAGTAATGAGAATTCCAAGAAATTTTGATCCGAAGGAACTTAAACAACTTAAACATGAATTTGAAGAAATTGACGATTACTCTGGTGAAAAGCTAGTTACAAAAACAGTCTATTTCAAATGA